The window ccTAATCAAATATTCCTGCAATACTTCACTGTAAGGTGGTTCTGTTAAATCCATCTTGTTTACTGCAACAATCATCTGTTTAACGCCCAGTGCATAAGCAAGCAGAACATGTTCTCGAGTTTGTCCGTTTTTGGAAATGCCTGCTTCGAATTCTCCTACGGCTGCTGCTACTATCAGAATGGCGCAATGGGCCTtagaataaaaaagaatttcaGCATAACCTGAACCTCCTCCagctttgaaaatatttctttaaatttcGTATTTTTGTCATTGACTCTGTTTGACCTGTGAAGTTCCAGTAATcatgtttttaatgaaatctCTGTGTCCAGGTGCATCAATGATGGTGATGTAGTATTTGGGTGTTTCTATTTTCCACAAAGCGATGTCAATGGTAATTCCTCGTTCTCGTTCAGCCTTCAGCTTGTCAAGTACCCAAGCGTACTTGAAAGAACTTTTTCCCATCtccaataaaaatatttaaataaaacaaaactgtcCTACCTGGACACAGagatttcattaaaaacatgATTACTGGAACTTCACAGGTCAAACAGAGTCAATGGCAAAAACTACGAAATTTAAAGAATTAGTTTCAGAGCTGGAGGAGGTTCAGGTTATGCtgaaattcttttttattctaAGGCTGATTGCGCCATTCTGGTAGTAGCAGCAGCCGTAGGAGAATTCGAAGAAGGCATCTCCAAAAATGGACAAACTCGAGAACATGCTCTGCTTGCTTATACACTGGGCGTTAAGCAGATGATCGTTGCAGTAAACAAAATGGATTCAACAGAACCACCTTATAGTGAAGTATTGCAGGAATATTTGATTAggagtttttgaaaattaaaaactacTAAAACAGGCTATAGTAACAGTGTTTTGGCAACAAAATAAGCTTTCGTGTCACTAATCGAGTATCAATTCCTTACCAAACATTATTGATTAATCACACTAAGGCTCGTTATCAAGAAATTACAAAGGAGGTTTCtagttttatacaaaaagttGGCTACAATCCAACATCAGTTGCATTTGTCCCTATTTCTGGTTGGCATGGAGATAACATGATGGAAGAATCCGCACAAATGTCCTGGTTTAAGGTAATTAATGTCCAATATCCCTGAAGATTTCAGTATAAGGACTTTTGCAGCACAGCAGAAAGTAGTAGTTTAACttgcttttttgaaaaggGTTGGACCATGAATAGAAGGGAAGGTAACGCTAATGGAAAGACTTTAGTTCAAGCGCTTGATTCTATTTTACCTCCTAAAAGACTAACTGACAAGCCTTTGAGATTGCCTTTGCAAGATGTTTACAAAATTAGCGGTAATTTTATCGCCAATTTTAGGCAACCTACCTACGAAAGTTTTTCAATCTTACCAAGATTATTTATTGGTTGATGATTAGGCACGACATCACAGCCAGTCGGACCTTTTGATTGATCCGTTTAGTTTTTGTActaatttaacatttttgataCGGAGAGTTGaatagtttaaaacaaaaatattccaCAGTGTAAttgctatgttataacattagGAATTGGCACTGTACCGGTTGGTCGCATTGAGACTGGATTTATGAAACCAGGAATGGTTGTTCATTTTATCCCTGGTCAACTTACTGCTGAAGTTCAATCAGTTGAAATGCACCACAACACTCTCTTGCAAGCTATTTCTGGAGACAACGTTGGCTTTAAGGTGAAAGGTCTTTCAGTGAAGGATCTTAAGCGAGGAATGGTGGCCGGTGACAAAACAAATAATCCCCCGATGGAAGCAAAAAGCTTCAAAGCTCAGGTATCTTGAAATGAACTTTTCTCAACACTATACCTATTTGTGTTACTGTTTCAAAATACATAACGGTACCTTTTAGGTCATTATTATGAATCATCCAACTCAAATACATGCAGGCTACACACCTGTGCTACATTGTCATACCGCCCATATCGCTTGCAAGGTCAGTTATGCTCATGCGTCAAGCACCGTCGTTATGTGACCATAACTGTAgacttttttttataaatacacATACAGTTTGCAACACTTGATGAGAAACTGGACATAAGGTCTGGTAAGGTATTGGAAGAAAATCCAAAGTCTTTGAAAAATGGCGACGCTGGAATAGTCACACTGGTACCAAGCAAACCCATGTGTGTTGAGCAGTTTTCGGAGTTTCCTCCATTGGGCAAGTTCAATACAAAATAGCTAGAtagaatattattttaaaactaatgttttgCTTATACTGAAACCGATTACAAGACAAAAACTACCGAAGACAATTACACGTTAAGCGTCCTAGTTAATGGAGATCCAGAattcggacctatatatatagagtatagactacAATGCTACATcatcaaaaaaatatcaacaatatCAACCAACATGATAGTGacacaattttaatttaatatataCACATATAGCAACATATATTATATTGCATATTTATTTCCAGGTCGTTTTGCCGTTCGTGATATGAAGCAAACGGTGGCAGTAGGAGTGGTCAAGAGTGTCGAAAAGGTTGAAGCAAGtgcaacaaaatagaaaaaataacgATCTTCTGAGATGACTTGTAACCTAAAACGTAGCCTTATGTAGTCATATTCATGCAGATTTAAAGAGTTTTTAACGATAGTTGAATAATTCACCCGATTCGTTTGCtctccgcccattaaaatgggtgGAAATGCAGTAATATTCTCCCATtcgaatggcaggaagtatACCTTTCTTACTATAGAGTAAGAAAtgtgcatttggaatggggagatgtttacttcggcagaaatatcGTTTGTGAGAAACCCcgttgctgaaagcaggtccattttaatgggcggaaaaataGACTAATGGCgttcacaaaccatacttgtgccgaagtaaaattctccccgttccaaaggcatatatcttactctagggttagaaaggcatactttAAACCATTACCATGGGAAGAAACTCCCgtactctggaccattttaatgggcggaaagtagacgaatggggtgaaTAATTCGACTACTCACTTTTAGCGCTGAAATTTCATGAACGCTTTTTATAGAAtcgaaatataaaaaatttggaattttttttgcagcgaagttcttttaatgtaTTACTCGTACTTCCGGAagtcattttgtttattgtaaatgtttcaatttgtattgaaataaatataaattttgttgaaaaaaggaaataattacaaacaaatatttactttacatatcatatactaccttcaacttaaacacaataattcagcacttgcatgGTCGACAATTTACCTCCcagtcaattttcattccggtcagTTGGttggtcaatttacgtcacggtcattTGTCCCCgattagtttgttcgcggtcaatttcccacagttaattgtcgtggaaccgttacaataacagaaaaagttttattcgtaacaatcgtgctaagaaatgccagcttagatttatctgcgagccagatgccATCGTCAAAAGGGCTAtatctggctcgcgagccataaTTTCCCTAACCTCTGGGCTAGGTTCTTGTTGGCTAAGTCTGATGCACTATAACACCTTAACGTTGCACTTCTGATAAACACAGAGCGCAATGTTTGTTGCGCGATTGTACATAACTATGCTTCGTAGACAGACATTCATGGACAGAGCCTGAACTGTTATGGTGTCCTTGAATATGGAACGCCAACgccgcaaaaatagcaaattGTTAAGTTGTATCACAACTTTGTTAATTATGTATTATTTTCTTGATTTGTTTTGAGGGTTTTCAAACGTAATTTGATAGATTCCAAACACGAAACAACAAGCCAAACGTCAAAACCGGCATTTAAACGTTCTTTTCTGTGATTGCCGTTGCACGATTCATgtgccaatttttaaaatggttttgcaaacatttacaattacaccacagttttataaacttgatttttttaaatcaaaccacGACATTGTGGGTCAGATATAACAAATATACATGATTCGATGAATGTACGTGACTTACCGAATGTACATGATTCCGGTAACTGTACACATGATTTGCcaaaagtaggctacatgATTGATCAAATGTATACGGTTCGTTGTTAGAGTGCGCCAGgtgtacaaaaatgtttttgacgtcataaatcgTTTTTCACTTGGCAATAAGCAAAGTCATTTGACAGAAGACAAAGATTTGTGCCCATCTTTGGAGGCAGGCAGGCGGAAAGTTATCCTGTACCGTCAGTGAGAAATGCTTTGCGATCAGGCATAAGAGTAGGCTTACGAAGAATAGAATGTTTCTTTAGAAGTTATTTCAACACTAAACGCATTAGGttatttttctgtttgaaATGTGACTATTCAGCAGAGCCAGATAAGGTACCGGTATGAATGTCTGCAGCCTACGTAAGTGCATTCGCTCTATTGTCGCTGTTTGCTCTATTCTCATTTGCTATTGGTGAAGCACTGCATGAGGCTATTGTTATTCGCGCTATTGTCGCTGTTTGCTCTATTGTCATTCGCTATTGGTGAAGCACTGTATGAGGCTATTGTCATACGCTCTGTCTTCATTCTAACGCCAGTTGAACTGAATAATAAGAATTCTATTGCTACATTAGGCAAATGTAGgcaataacaacaacatttacaatttattgcagtgattcccaaactgtgtgccgcggCACACTagtgtgccgccacagatGCTCAGGTGTGCtgcgaatctttttggaattttggaaaagaactgtataaatatttaaaaaagggcatgcagacaagcatatgcgacttaaaagctttctagctgcttcaatagctgagaaataagcatatgtgacgatgaaaccaattatagCATTGtcgatagagtagggtaattttttaaagcaacatttcttctcttgtaagtgtgccgcgagcgttttctaatttttctagtgtgccacaagctgaaaaagtttgggaaccactgatttaTTGGGTAATGTGGCAAGGtgttgttaaaatttcaaacacCATGTCACGTGGTTTGCTATCAACGCAGTACACGTCAGTTGATATTTCTCATACTTTGTCACCATCTCTGTTCAACGTTATTTATGTAAGTGTTGTTTCATGTTGTTCAATGTTTAAACTTTTGCATTCATTTTTGTCTAGCTGTACTTTCACATTGAGTAGGCTACCTAGGCTGTACTTACAGTAGCTTAAATTCCACCATTATGAAATATAGCGTCACATATCGTAATAAACAGTATCTACTTTTTTCATTAAAGACAACCAGCAGCAAATTAAGGAAAGCGTTTACACAAAATCTTGGGAAGATGTGATTTGCGTCTTGGCTACATGCAGTATCTTTGTTTTGTCGAAATAGCAAGTAGTAAAGCAACTTCAGCAATTCCCTCTACAAGTCGGAATGCAGATGGATATGACATAATATGTTACACGTAAAACCTTGTTTCATTATAAATTCGGAATCTTATTATCAAACTCCAGTGCTCTTCGAACAATACCAATATTGCGTTTTAAGGTTGAAAGAATAGCCACAATAATAACATGTACATTGAATAGGTATTTGACATTTGTCATTTATCTTCCATTAAGCTATTTATAAGGTATGTATTGGGAGATATGCGagtaaaaaaaacagaaaatcacATAGGAGTAGGAACGTTTTCGATTACAGAGCCTGAAAGAAGTGcatctttgttgttgttcttgCTAGGAGATGCTTCCTGCAATTCAGCAGTACTTTCCTCCTGACTAATATCGTCACCGGCATCAACCCGTTCCTGAGCTGCGTCGTGTTCATGGCTGGGCGACTGCAAGGAAGTGCTGGTTTGGGTTGAATTTTTCTCTTCAGCGACAACGAATGGCTTCTGTGCAGAAGTCGGAGTTTCTCGTTCGGTGTTTTTCTTGGAAGGTTCATTTTGCGTGGCTGGACTTACTATCGCCTCTTCTTCTGTGTTCCCTACGAGCTGCTCCTCCTTACGTTCACTAGCGTCGTTTTCGTCTCCAGACACACCAAGTTCATCAGTTTCAGTATTTTTCTCAGCATCCTCAGTAACCACTGGTGTCAAGGCACTCGTAGAATCAACTGGAATATCTTTCGATTTGGTTGGAATTATAATCTCTAACTCACTGAAAGCGTCTCTGATTATGTCATCGATTGCATTTATAATAGGATCGGTTAATTCTTCTTTTTTAGTTGCCGTTGACTGCAGGGATTTATCGTTTGCTTCAGTTTCTTTCTCTAAAACAGGGTTGTCAAGAGCTACATTTCCATTATCGTTGGAAGGCACAGCAGCAGAAACACTACCGTGAGGCGAGTTGTTCGGAGTTTTTGGATGTTCCTTATTTAGGTCGTTTGCAGTCGGTAGTTCATTTTGGGATAACAATACACTGTCTGTGGCTGAGAACGTTTCACAACTATCTTCATTTCTTTCGTCAGGCACAGCTGGGGTAGGAAACGTATTGCCTTCGTCCTGGCTCTCATCGTTATTTGGTTGAAAAATGTCTTCAGTAGTGACTATGTTTGTATTGTCTGTGATTACATTAGACACAATTTCTACCATTGCAGTGATATCCTCCTCTTTATCAGTGGGCTGAGAAGGAATCGGTAATGCATCTTTATCAGATGCGATCGCGGACTGGTCTTTTTCTTGTGCCAGGATACCATTAGGCActtcttttttatcttcagaCGGAAAAGCCACGATTTCTTCTTCAGCAATAAGTAGAAAGTCATCTGGGATTGGTGGCGGAGATGGAAGATGCAGATGAGCAAGTGGAGAGTCATCCGGAAGGGTTGTGGAAAATGGAGGTGGAGATGGAAGCGCATCAGCAATTGGAGGAGGAGACGGAAGTTGGTCGACGTCGACGTATGGTAAATAAGATGGAAGAGTTGCTTCTATCAACCTTTCTTGCTCTGTTTCTTTGGTAGCAACTTCTGAAATTTCTTCTTTTGAAGTGTTCTCCTTCGGGTCAGTTGTTGTTCCACCATCTTCGGCTGGCGTTGACTGAACATCTTTTTCAGAGGCTTTTTTCTCAGTGGCTTCCTCTGCACAAAAAGCAAAAGGAGTTAAAGCTGCGCGATTGACTTAACCTTACAGTAAAGTCACTTTAATACAGGTGCGACTTGAATTAGGTCAATAGGCTATTAGATGGCCAAGCGTAAAAGTGAACCTCTACAAATCCTAACTATACTGATGATTTCATATTCGCATATTTGCGAAATGCTTGTTGTTTCGGTGTAAGCAAAGTTATATATTTAAAGACAAAATAGTTAGACAAACCTGCAGGAGTTTCGGAAGGAACTCCTAGTTGTTTCGAGACATCGGTCGATGGTGgaatttctttgttattttctgTCAATGATGGCGTAGATCGTTCTTGCACACGTTCCTTTTTCAATTCATCCAGCTTTTTGACAATTTCCCCGTTAGCTTCTATCGAATTAGGGCGATTTCCTTTCGGTTTGGGTTGTTCCTCTGATTTCATCACCGCGTCACGTTTTTTCTCCAAGGAGGCCATCCAAGGTACTTCTTTCTGTTCTTCTTTCTTGTTTGACGCAGGCTTGACGTCGGTGGGACGTAACTTGACTTGCTGGACGTTTTCTTGCTTCACCTCAGGAGTCGTTTTCTTCAGTTTATCTCGATCCACCTTTTTCAGTTGCACTGCAGGGAAAGCTCCAGTAGTGGAATCTTCTTTCTTGACTGGTTTCGGAGACAGTTTTGAGGTTGAACGAAGTTTTGTAAGATCAAGATCTCCTTGTTTCATGAACGCCATTCCGACCCCGAATTTCTCGACCTGACATAACAATCGTTCTCAATTCAGTGCAAATTTGAAATGGTTTTTCTCGTCGGAATATGTTCGTGCTATGATCTCAATCataaatactgtaaatgtgCTAGAGTGTATACAAGGTATCGTTTCAACCTTTTCCTTCGGTGACGTTGGCGGAGTTTTTACGACTTCGTTTTCATTTGGTTTTGATTCTTCACTGTCACCTTTTAACCCTTCACCATCTCCATTTAGTCcctaaatcaaaatttaactaTTACAACTTCAGCAAAACGATCTAACTGTCTTGTAACCTATGTAACAAAAGACAACGAAGAGAAACCTCTAGAATATTTTCCTTCGATTTGTCCATCTCCCCTTTAGGCAGGTATTCCTTTTTCGGGCGCTGGAAAAATATTGCACATTTTCGAAACTCCGATCCATCATTCTTCATTCTAATATGGGACGTTATCAATACGGTACACAATTCCCAGCCGGACGCGCCAAGCTTTTCCGCTTCAGTTTCTAAATTATTCTGCACGTTCTGGAAAGTACGCATAAATTGTTGATGCTTGTGATGTCGTTTTGTCAAAGCATAAGAATATCGCAAATTAGTGACAATGACCGCAAATACAGCATGACAGCAATGCATAGCCTCTATATGCATGACTGTATTATGCAAGTGCATGCTGGCCTGTAATGTGATTACTGTATTTGACATAGGGTGTATAAATGCAGAAGCAACTTACATCATAGATATGCAAAGTTTTGTCTGtatgttgttttaattttgtaaaaagcaaaaacgaaCACTTACATTATCAAATGGAGCCCAAACTTCACGAACTAAACCGTCATAAGCTTCGGCGATATTCTCGTCATTGCTTGAATCCTCGCCTTCCTTGCGAAGCAATTTTTCATAGAAACACAAGGTGAGTACTTGAAACTCTCTGggttttttggaatttttagattttagcGCTTGTTCGTTTCCTGAAAATTGCAAATACAAAATCGATGTTACATTATGGACGATGACAATTTTTTAGCTTGCAGAACCGTGTGTTATCCCTGCATATTCCTACTGCACTACTGTACAAATGACATCGATATAACAAGTTGACTAACCGGATTCAACGGGAGGTAGTTCCCCAAGATTGATA of the Clavelina lepadiformis chromosome 7, kaClaLepa1.1, whole genome shotgun sequence genome contains:
- the LOC143465778 gene encoding elongation factor 1-alpha-like; the protein is LPGHRDFIKNMITGTSQADCAILVVAAAVGEFEEGISKNGQTREHALLAYTLGVKQMIVAVNKMDSTEPPYSEARYQEITKEVSSFIQKVGYNPTSVAFVPISGWHGDNMMEESAQMSWFKGWTMNRREGNANGKTLVQALDSILPPKRLTDKPLRLPLQDVYKISGIGTVPVGRIETGFMKPGMVVHFIPGQLTAEVQSVEMHHNTLLQAISGDNVGFKVKGLSVKDLKRGMVAGDKTNNPPMEAKSFKAQVIIMNHPTQIHAGYTPVLHCHTAHIACKFATLDEKLDIRSGKVLEENPKSLKNGDAGIVTLVPSKPMCVEQFSEFPPLGRFAVRDMKQTVAVGVVKSVEKVEASATK
- the LOC143464979 gene encoding uncharacterized protein LOC143464979 isoform X1, translated to MGQKSSKKTDLFITDDVTLCELPDEDVSKFVGRAREYTAVDVHVDAQDSKEDEQSTKKKGSTAHHQSSIIGLLHRAHRKSYQLAFVVPKVKGSKTSTLGRNSLIKEEEEESVPRDENVDSLKGETIQPTHTVFLWRPKIQSRVKKEFSLKKMDAAKTFMNIMMDIEHKWNFSVKDFTGTMAEVSSGEYVQKLKEMVCAEAAQGARLLSVMKVDPVSLNNKTLSAEVTSNGGTRTGDEEATREQTTAKEELKLRMIFLYGSDKDLPLYQYSIECHNTKCTEQRLKRKKAQPTPKSSRETNITWSENWLELFKDDQRLTEVINLGELPPVESGNEQALKSKNSKKPREFQVLTLCFYEKLLRKEGEDSSNDENIAEAYDGLVREVWAPFDNNVQNNLETEAEKLGASGWELCTVLITSHIRMKNDGSEFRKCAIFFQRPKKEYLPKGEMDKSKENILEGLNGDGEGLKGDSEESKPNENEVVKTPPTSPKEKVEKFGVGMAFMKQGDLDLTKLRSTSKLSPKPVKKEDSTTGAFPAVQLKKVDRDKLKKTTPEVKQENVQQVKLRPTDVKPASNKKEEQKEVPWMASLEKKRDAVMKSEEQPKPKGNRPNSIEANGEIVKKLDELKKERVQERSTPSLTENNKEIPPSTDVSKQLGVPSETPAEEATEKKASEKDVQSTPAEDGGTTTDPKENTSKEEISEVATKETEQERLIEATLPSYLPYVDVDQLPSPPPIADALPSPPPFSTTLPDDSPLAHLHLPSPPPIPDDFLLIAEEEIVAFPSEDKKEVPNGILAQEKDQSAIASDKDALPIPSQPTDKEEDITAMVEIVSNVITDNTNIVTTEDIFQPNNDESQDEGNTFPTPAVPDERNEDSCETFSATDSVLLSQNELPTANDLNKEHPKTPNNSPHGSVSAAVPSNDNGNVALDNPVLEKETEANDKSLQSTATKKEELTDPIINAIDDIIRDAFSELEIIIPTKSKDIPVDSTSALTPVVTEDAEKNTETDELGVSGDENDASERKEEQLVGNTEEEAIVSPATQNEPSKKNTERETPTSAQKPFVVAEEKNSTQTSTSLQSPSHEHDAAQERVDAGDDISQEESTAELQEASPSKNNNKDALLSGSVIENVPTPM
- the LOC143464979 gene encoding uncharacterized protein LOC143464979 isoform X2 codes for the protein MGQKSSKKTDLFITDDVTLCELPDEDVSKFVGRAREYTAVDVHVDAQDSKDEQSTKKKGSTAHHQSSIIGLLHRAHRKSYQLAFVVPKVKGSKTSTLGRNSLIKEEEEESVPRDENVDSLKGETIQPTHTVFLWRPKIQSRVKKEFSLKKMDAAKTFMNIMMDIEHKWNFSVKDFTGTMAEVSSGEYVQKLKEMVCAEAAQGARLLSVMKVDPVSLNNKTLSAEVTSNGGTRTGDEEATREQTTAKEELKLRMIFLYGSDKDLPLYQYSIECHNTKCTEQRLKRKKAQPTPKSSRETNITWSENWLELFKDDQRLTEVINLGELPPVESGNEQALKSKNSKKPREFQVLTLCFYEKLLRKEGEDSSNDENIAEAYDGLVREVWAPFDNNVQNNLETEAEKLGASGWELCTVLITSHIRMKNDGSEFRKCAIFFQRPKKEYLPKGEMDKSKENILEGLNGDGEGLKGDSEESKPNENEVVKTPPTSPKEKVEKFGVGMAFMKQGDLDLTKLRSTSKLSPKPVKKEDSTTGAFPAVQLKKVDRDKLKKTTPEVKQENVQQVKLRPTDVKPASNKKEEQKEVPWMASLEKKRDAVMKSEEQPKPKGNRPNSIEANGEIVKKLDELKKERVQERSTPSLTENNKEIPPSTDVSKQLGVPSETPAEEATEKKASEKDVQSTPAEDGGTTTDPKENTSKEEISEVATKETEQERLIEATLPSYLPYVDVDQLPSPPPIADALPSPPPFSTTLPDDSPLAHLHLPSPPPIPDDFLLIAEEEIVAFPSEDKKEVPNGILAQEKDQSAIASDKDALPIPSQPTDKEEDITAMVEIVSNVITDNTNIVTTEDIFQPNNDESQDEGNTFPTPAVPDERNEDSCETFSATDSVLLSQNELPTANDLNKEHPKTPNNSPHGSVSAAVPSNDNGNVALDNPVLEKETEANDKSLQSTATKKEELTDPIINAIDDIIRDAFSELEIIIPTKSKDIPVDSTSALTPVVTEDAEKNTETDELGVSGDENDASERKEEQLVGNTEEEAIVSPATQNEPSKKNTERETPTSAQKPFVVAEEKNSTQTSTSLQSPSHEHDAAQERVDAGDDISQEESTAELQEASPSKNNNKDALLSGSVIENVPTPM